One Haloarchaeobius amylolyticus genomic window, TGAGCGCCAGCGCGTCGCCATCGCGGCGTGTCTCTCCGAGGACGCCGACCTCTACCTGCTGGACGAGCCATCCGCACACCTCGACGTCGAGCAGCGCGTGCAGGCGACCCGGGCCATCCGGCGCTACGCCGAGAGCCAGGACGCGACGGTCATGGTCATCGACCACGACATCTACATGATCGACCTGCTCGCGGACCGCCTGATGGTGTTCGACGGCGAGCCGGCCCACCACGGCCACGCCGGCACGCCCCAGGGCATGCGCTCGGGCATGAACGAGTTCCTCGCGAACCTCGACGTGACGTTCCGCCGTGACGAGCGCACCAAGCGCCCGCGGGTGAACAAGCCGGACTCCCAGCTCGACCGCAAGCAGAAGTCCGAGGGCGAGTACTACTACGCGCCCTGACCGGTCGTCGAACCGTCGTATCGAACCGAAGGGGTAAGGTTCTCGCACCACGTTCTCCCAGCCCGTGACACGGTCCCCGTCCCACATCCGACAGCTCGCGGCCTCCCTCTCTTCGCTCCGCGAGCCCGGCGTTCGCGCCCGGCTGTTCCTCGTCGTGGCGCTGGTCCTGCTGGCCGTCGCGCTCGCCGGCTACGTCACCGCCCCCGACGACCCGCGGCTGACCGTCGCCGAGGAACCGCCCGAACACAACACCCTCGTCGGCATCCAGGGCTACGCCGACGAGGGCCGCGTCGTCGAACTCTCGCCACAGGGCGAGGTCGTCTGGTCGTACGAGGGCCCCGGCGACGTCTTCGACGTGGAGGCGGTCGACGCCTCGACGGTGCAGGTCGCGACGGCCGACACCGTCCCCGACACCGAGTGTCCCGAGCCCTACGCCAGCGACGGGACCGACGGCTGCGTCCGCAACGCCCTCCAGCTGGTCGACCGCGACTCGACGGACGTGGTCTGGGAGTACGCCTGGTACGACGTCGAGAAGCACGAGCACGAACTCCACGACGCCGACCGGTACGTGGTCGACGGCGAGCCGCGGTACGTCATGGTCGACCTCGGGAACGACCGCGTGTTCGCGGTCGACGCGTCCGGCGAGAAACTGTGGCAGTGGAACGCGACCGACACCTACGACCGACCCGCCGACATGGGCCCGGAGAGCGACTGGACGCACATGAACGACGTGGACCGCATCGAACCGGGCGTCTTCCAGGTGAGTCTGCGGAACTTCGACACCGTGGTCGAACTCCACGTCGCCGATAACGGGTCGGTTCGCGTCGAGCCGGTCATCGGCCCGAACCAGTTCGAAGGCGAGGCCGGCCCGCTGTACGAACAGCACAACCCCGACCGGCTCGGGGACGGCTCCCTGCTGGTGGCCGACAGCGAGCACGACCGCGTGGTCGAGTTCGGTCCCGACGGCGAGAAGACGTGGGAGGCCGGCGGTAGCGGCCTGTTCGACTGGCCGCGCGACGCCGACCGATTGCCCAACGGCCACACGCTCGTCACCGACTCCTACAACGACCGGGTCGTGGAACTCGACGAGGACGGCGAGGTCGTCTGGGCGGTCGAGACCGGCGACCTGCCCTACGAGGCCGACCGGGTGACCCCCGCCGAGCCCGCCAGGGCCGACGGGAGCGCCGACGGCCCGAGCGCCGTCGAGGAAGACCTCGCCTCGAACGTCGACGAGGGCTCGACGGTGACCACCTCGCTCGCGTTCGTCGTCTCGGTGTCGAAGTACGTCCTCCCGAACGGACTGGCAGAACAGCTCTACGCGTTGGTCGCGGCGACCCTGCTGCTGGCGGGGGCGGGCGTCGAGGGCTACCGCGCTCGCTAGGGCGCCGCTAGGGCGCTCGGCTGTCCACCCGTCCGCGGAGGATGTCGCTCGTGTCCTCGAAGAACGCCGGAACCGACAGCGGCGTGTCCGGGTCGAACAGGAACAGCGTCCCCGTCTCGGGGTCGCCCGTCGGCGTGAGCCAGACCACGGTCCCGGCGTCGGTCGTCGTCAGGGTGCCGACGGGGTGGTCCCGGCCGGCCGTCGCCGCGGTGCCGTCCCGGACCGCCTCGTACAGGCCGGTCGCCTCGGCCTCCGAGAGCGTCAGGTCGTCGTCGCGGAAGATCACCTCGACGCTGCCGGGGGCACAGTGGGCGATGCCCTGCAGGCCCCAGTCGGTCCGGGACTGGACGACGCTGACGAGCAGGTCGTCGGAGTACTCCGCGACGGCCGAGAGCGCCTCGATGGCGGCCGCGTCGTCGGGGCCGTCCCGGCGGACGAACTCGGCGGAGAACTGCTCCATGTACTTCGTCGCGAGCCCCTTCGCGCCGCCGAAGGTCCGCGCGGTGCCCACGGTCAGCGGGACCGCGAAGTCAGCGGAGAACAGGCGATGGACGCGGACGACGTAGGCCGAGGGCGTCATCGCGCTGGCGCGACCGCCCGGCGAGTCGTAGCGGGGGAGCACGCTCACGGTGAGGTTGCGACCTTCGTGGTAGAATTCGGCACCGTGTCGGCCCTCGTACTCGCGAACCCAGCCGACCGGGAGCCCACCCCCCTGCATCACCGCACCTCAGAGCACCATGCGCTGGCAGGAGCCACACAGCGTCTCCTCTTTCACGTCGACCTCGCGGACGGTGGGTGAGAAGTTCATCACGCAGCGGTTGTTGTCGCAGTGTTCGAGCCCGAGCGTGTGCCCGATCTCGTGGACGATCTCCTTGCGGATGCGGTCCTCGAAGATCTCCTCGGAGCTCTTGTTCGAGAAGCCGCCGTCGCTGGAGGTCTGGAGCCGGTAGGTCGAGACGACGCTGCCGCTCCCGTCGAGATAGGCGAGCCCGAAGACGTAGTTGCGTCGCCGGTAGAAGAGGTCCTTGGGGGTGACGGCGATGTTCTTCTCCCCGTTGCCGACGCGCTCGGCCAGCTGGATGAACTCCTCGGCGGAGTACTGGTTGCGCTTGGGGTCGTACGCGCCACTGGGCAGCGACTGGGGCTCGTGGACGGTCACGTCGCAGCCGTAGACCGTCCGCAGCCCCTCGGACGCCGCGCGCTTCACGGGCGCGGATACGTCACCCACCGGAACGATATCAACGAGCATGAGAAACGATAAGGCAGCTTCGGGCATAAACATCCCGCCGTGGCGACCGATTCGACACCCGCTCTCTGCGGGTGGTTAGCACGCTACGAGACCGTCGTCGAGGTCGGTGTCGGGCACCGGACGGACGTGGCCGCCGGCCTCGCAGAGCGCGGCGTCCGGGTCACCGCGACCGACGTGTACGACCGGCCCGTCCCCGACGGGGTCCGGTTCGTCCGCGACGACGTGACCGACCCCGACCTCGCTGTCTACCGCGACGCCGACGCCATCTACGCGCTGAACGTCCCGCCCGAGCTGCACCGGCCCGTCTGGGACGTCGCGAAACGGGTGGGTGCGGACTTCGTCTTCACGACGCTGGGCGGCGACCAGCCCGCGATTCCGGTCGAGCGAGAGACGATACCCGCCGATACGCTGTACGTGGCCCGTGACGGCCCGGGGCGCTGACCGACGGTTCCGGTAGTCCTGCCTGTCCGGTCCGATAGGCCCATTACCCGTCGGACCAGTGTGCGTGAACATGGAGGCAGATACGGTCGTCCTCGACATCGATGGGGTGCTCGTGGACGTGGCGGACTCCTATCGCCGCGCCATCGTGGAGTCCGTCGAGCGCGTCTACGACCAGACCATCCGGAAGGAGGACATCCAGTCGTTCAAGGACGCGGGTGGGTTCAACAACGACTGGGAA contains:
- a CDS encoding archaemetzincin family Zn-dependent metalloprotease gives rise to the protein MLVDIVPVGDVSAPVKRAASEGLRTVYGCDVTVHEPQSLPSGAYDPKRNQYSAEEFIQLAERVGNGEKNIAVTPKDLFYRRRNYVFGLAYLDGSGSVVSTYRLQTSSDGGFSNKSSEEIFEDRIRKEIVHEIGHTLGLEHCDNNRCVMNFSPTVREVDVKEETLCGSCQRMVL
- a CDS encoding UPF0146 family protein — its product is MATDSTPALCGWLARYETVVEVGVGHRTDVAAGLAERGVRVTATDVYDRPVPDGVRFVRDDVTDPDLAVYRDADAIYALNVPPELHRPVWDVAKRVGADFVFTTLGGDQPAIPVERETIPADTLYVARDGPGR